One window of the Candidatus Eremiobacteraceae bacterium genome contains the following:
- the hemG gene encoding protoporphyrinogen oxidase has translation MTPAFVPYDVAIAGAGITGLTCAVSLRRAGLRTCVLEAGDRVGGCISSVHRDGCIADGGPQTFAASPQFTRLLSALSLDDKLLRARTGTPWFFAHGRLERAPTSPPAFLASPLLSPAAKLRLLAEPLIGARSSDEDESVSSFAARRAGKAVIDAIVRPMINGIFAGDPSMLSMRSAFPALVESERRYTSVFVGAIARRRSARRGPQRTPLAIAGGNERLTAALGAMLGNDVRLGARVTDVVLRGANVELVFKDSTRQGKGDDSASVVARHAVLALPAYESGRLLAQLEPEAAYALCEIPYEPVAQVALSYPRDAIEAELHGFGFLRGDDSGLRILGCAWNSAMFDDRCPRDRTLLTAFLGGSGDREIASLRDDEIVAIAHRDLQRALGVDVPPSVIAGFRWEKAIPQLTLGHGDRLAAIGEGISRLPQMTLVGNYFSGPSISDCISGASIAAEKIIRLLEPSGAKGHIARQSPA, from the coding sequence ATGACGCCCGCCTTCGTCCCTTACGATGTCGCGATCGCCGGCGCAGGGATAACCGGACTCACCTGTGCGGTCTCGCTGCGACGTGCGGGTCTTCGAACATGTGTCCTCGAGGCGGGCGATCGTGTCGGGGGGTGTATTTCGAGCGTCCATCGCGATGGGTGCATCGCCGACGGCGGTCCGCAGACGTTCGCCGCCTCTCCACAATTCACGAGGCTCTTGTCGGCGCTCTCGCTCGATGACAAGCTCTTGCGTGCGCGGACCGGCACGCCATGGTTCTTCGCGCACGGCCGTCTCGAGCGTGCACCGACGTCGCCGCCGGCATTTCTAGCGTCGCCGCTGCTGTCGCCGGCTGCCAAGCTGCGACTGCTCGCCGAGCCGCTCATCGGCGCGCGCTCGTCGGACGAAGACGAGTCCGTTTCGTCGTTCGCCGCGCGACGAGCCGGCAAGGCCGTCATCGACGCGATCGTCCGCCCGATGATCAACGGGATCTTCGCCGGCGATCCGTCGATGCTGTCGATGCGAAGCGCGTTTCCCGCGCTCGTCGAATCCGAGCGACGCTATACGAGCGTCTTCGTCGGTGCGATCGCCCGTCGACGCAGTGCTCGGCGCGGACCGCAGCGCACGCCGCTCGCGATCGCCGGCGGGAACGAAAGGTTGACGGCTGCGCTCGGCGCGATGCTCGGTAATGACGTTCGGCTTGGCGCGCGAGTGACGGACGTCGTCTTGCGCGGCGCCAACGTCGAGCTCGTCTTCAAGGATTCGACTCGACAAGGAAAAGGCGATGATTCGGCGAGCGTCGTCGCTCGGCACGCGGTGCTCGCGCTTCCCGCGTACGAGTCGGGCAGACTGCTTGCGCAGCTCGAGCCGGAAGCGGCCTACGCCCTTTGCGAAATACCGTACGAACCGGTCGCACAAGTCGCGTTGTCGTACCCGCGCGACGCTATAGAGGCCGAGCTGCACGGCTTCGGTTTTCTGCGCGGTGACGACTCCGGATTGCGCATCCTCGGCTGCGCGTGGAACTCGGCGATGTTCGACGATCGGTGTCCGAGAGATCGCACGTTGCTGACCGCGTTTCTCGGCGGCAGCGGCGACCGCGAGATCGCATCGCTGCGTGACGATGAGATCGTCGCTATCGCGCATCGCGACCTTCAGCGCGCGCTCGGCGTCGACGTGCCGCCATCGGTGATCGCCGGCTTTCGCTGGGAGAAGGCGATTCCGCAGCTCACATTGGGTCACGGCGATAGATTGGCCGCGATCGGTGAAGGCATTTCTCGACTGCCGCAGATGACTCTCGTCGGAAACTACTTCAGCGGGCCATCGATCTCCGATTGCATTTCGGGCGCAAGTATCGCTGCCGAGAAGATCATTAGGCTGCTCGAACCGAGCGGCGCGAAAGGTCATATCGCACGCCAGTCGCCTGCTTGA
- the hemH gene encoding ferrochelatase: MSEVRPGVVLLQLGGPETLSDVRPFLGNFFRDLLADNAPRLLIRPLAELIATWRAPTSRKLYASIGGGSPIRAQTQAQADGLRDELRRRGRSWPVYVAMRNWHPDSAEALLRAQRDGVTHLAALPLYPQCSYATTRSSVNELRRVLATMAYRPPLGVIDEHCDEPSYVDALVDVTRKALRSFTAAPTDVHLIFSAHGLPLSYIERGDPYVEHVKRSMSAALLKLKHPGPSHLSYQSRLGPQKWLSPSTDSLLEELGKSGARAACVVPVAFVTEHVETLNEIDIQYREIARASHIAEFERACAVKCHPSYIRCLADLAERAIASLAAGMSNPMWYAERSSAT; this comes from the coding sequence GTGAGCGAGGTACGCCCGGGAGTCGTATTGCTCCAGCTCGGAGGACCCGAGACGCTGTCGGATGTTCGGCCGTTTCTCGGCAACTTCTTCCGCGATCTGCTCGCGGATAACGCGCCGCGGCTTCTCATTCGGCCGTTGGCCGAACTCATCGCGACCTGGCGCGCTCCGACGTCGCGCAAGCTCTACGCATCGATCGGCGGTGGTTCACCGATACGAGCCCAGACGCAAGCGCAAGCCGATGGTCTGCGCGACGAGTTACGCCGTCGCGGACGGTCGTGGCCGGTCTACGTCGCTATGCGCAACTGGCATCCGGATTCGGCGGAAGCATTGTTGCGTGCGCAGCGCGACGGCGTGACGCATCTCGCGGCACTGCCGCTCTATCCGCAGTGCTCGTACGCGACGACGCGCTCGAGCGTCAACGAGCTGCGGCGGGTGCTGGCGACGATGGCCTATCGGCCTCCGCTCGGTGTCATCGACGAGCATTGCGACGAACCGTCGTATGTCGATGCGCTCGTCGACGTCACGCGCAAGGCGCTGCGCTCGTTCACGGCGGCGCCGACGGACGTGCATCTCATCTTTTCGGCGCACGGTTTGCCATTGAGCTATATCGAGCGGGGTGACCCGTACGTCGAGCACGTCAAGCGCTCGATGTCGGCAGCGCTCTTGAAATTGAAGCACCCCGGGCCGTCGCATCTCTCGTACCAAAGCCGGCTCGGACCGCAGAAATGGTTGTCGCCGTCGACTGATTCGCTGCTCGAAGAGCTGGGCAAATCGGGCGCACGGGCCGCGTGCGTCGTTCCGGTCGCGTTCGTCACGGAACACGTCGAGACGCTCAACGAAATCGACATCCAATATCGAGAGATCGCGCGCGCCTCGCACATCGCCGAATTCGAGCGCGCGTGTGCGGTGAAATGCCACCCATCGTACATCCGATGTTTGGCGGACCTCGCGGAGCGTGCCATCGCGTCGCTCGCCGCCGGGATGTCGAACCCGATGTGGTATGCCGAGCGAAGCTCGGCGACATGA
- the hemE gene encoding uroporphyrinogen decarboxylase yields the protein MTAPERFLAACKRLPVDRTPVWMMRQAGRYLPEYRAVRSRVDFLTLCKSPDLASEVSLQPIERFGMDACVIFSDIMMAVEAMGAPVSFGDGGPHIDDPVRSMAAVERLRVTDPESSLSYAMEALRLTRAALRDRAALVGFVGGPFTLAAYLIEGGGSRLFATIKTMLYTQSAVVHALLAKLAEFCALYAAAQVRAGAQVIQVFDTWAGELSPAAFEEFALPYQTKVIGAIRETGAPAIIYVNGCAGKLDLIAQCNADVVSVDWRLDLRHARERLGPAVAVQGNVDPCILLSSPLVVSAAAHEAIDAAGPIGHILNLGHGILPSTPIECARAFVEAPKVVGLSA from the coding sequence ATGACCGCGCCGGAACGTTTTCTCGCGGCGTGCAAACGCTTGCCGGTCGACCGCACGCCGGTGTGGATGATGCGGCAGGCCGGCCGTTATCTCCCGGAATATCGCGCCGTCCGATCGCGGGTCGACTTCCTCACGCTATGCAAGTCGCCCGATCTCGCGAGCGAGGTGTCGTTACAACCGATCGAGCGATTCGGTATGGATGCGTGCGTCATCTTCTCCGACATCATGATGGCGGTCGAAGCGATGGGCGCGCCCGTCTCGTTCGGCGACGGCGGTCCGCACATCGACGACCCGGTCCGATCGATGGCTGCGGTCGAACGCCTGCGAGTGACGGATCCCGAGTCTTCGCTATCGTACGCGATGGAAGCGCTGCGTCTCACGCGCGCTGCGCTGCGCGATCGAGCGGCGCTCGTCGGCTTCGTCGGCGGACCGTTCACGCTCGCAGCGTACTTGATCGAGGGCGGCGGCTCGCGCTTGTTCGCCACGATCAAGACGATGCTCTACACGCAAAGCGCGGTCGTGCACGCGCTGCTCGCGAAGCTCGCCGAGTTCTGTGCTCTCTACGCCGCGGCGCAAGTTCGCGCGGGCGCGCAAGTGATCCAGGTCTTCGACACATGGGCGGGCGAGCTGTCCCCCGCGGCGTTTGAAGAATTCGCGCTTCCCTACCAAACAAAAGTCATCGGTGCGATCCGCGAAACGGGCGCTCCGGCGATCATCTACGTCAACGGCTGCGCCGGCAAGCTCGACCTCATCGCGCAGTGCAACGCCGACGTCGTCAGCGTCGACTGGCGGCTCGATCTTCGACATGCGCGCGAACGGTTGGGGCCTGCTGTCGCCGTTCAGGGAAACGTCGACCCGTGTATCCTCCTTTCGTCACCTTTGGTCGTGAGCGCGGCGGCGCACGAAGCGATTGATGCTGCCGGGCCCATCGGCCACATCTTGAACCTTGGGCATGGCATCTTGCCGTCGACGCCGATCGAGTGCGCGCGCGCCTTCGTCGAGGCGCCGAAGGTCGTGGGGCTTTCCGCGTGA
- the metK gene encoding methionine adenosyltransferase yields MKYRRLFTSESVTEGHPDKIADQISDAVLDAILEQDPNGRAAVETFVITGQVHIAGEVSTTCYVDIPKIVRNVIRDIGYNDSAVGFDAVTCGVSVSIDEQSPDIAQGVDSAFEGRDTGSRQKSQAEKLGAGDQGMMFGFACRESKELMPLPIVLAHRITKTLAAVRKNEIVDFLRPDGKAQVTVEYDGFKPVRADTIVVSTQHADGYDSGMIRDNVIQHVIRPAVEADLAIDKQTKFFVNPTGRFVIGGPLGDAGLTGRKIIADTYGGMARHGGGAFSGKDPTKVDRSAAYAARYVAKNIVAAGLADRCEIQVAYAIGVAKPVSVFIECFGTNRIEESEIAKLVDAHFDLRPGAIIEAFDLRRPIYRQTATYGHFGRPDLNLPWERTDLAAKLRDAAGIKENEENFPRTVLS; encoded by the coding sequence ATGAAATACCGTCGTCTTTTCACATCCGAAAGCGTCACCGAAGGGCATCCCGACAAGATCGCCGATCAGATCTCGGATGCGGTCCTTGACGCCATCCTCGAGCAAGATCCGAACGGCCGCGCCGCTGTCGAGACGTTCGTCATCACCGGGCAAGTGCACATCGCCGGCGAGGTGTCGACGACGTGTTACGTGGACATCCCGAAGATCGTCCGCAACGTCATCCGCGACATCGGCTATAACGATTCCGCCGTCGGCTTCGACGCGGTGACGTGCGGCGTTTCCGTGTCGATCGACGAGCAGTCGCCCGACATCGCTCAAGGCGTCGACTCGGCGTTCGAAGGGCGCGATACCGGTTCGCGGCAGAAGAGCCAGGCGGAGAAGCTCGGCGCGGGCGACCAGGGCATGATGTTCGGATTCGCGTGTCGCGAGTCGAAAGAGCTCATGCCGTTGCCGATCGTCCTCGCACATCGGATCACCAAGACGCTCGCCGCCGTCCGCAAGAACGAGATCGTCGACTTCCTGCGGCCGGACGGCAAGGCACAAGTGACGGTCGAGTACGACGGCTTCAAGCCTGTGCGTGCCGACACGATCGTCGTCTCGACGCAGCATGCGGACGGCTACGATTCAGGCATGATCCGCGATAACGTCATCCAGCACGTCATCAGGCCGGCGGTCGAGGCGGATCTCGCGATCGACAAGCAGACGAAGTTCTTCGTCAATCCGACCGGCCGCTTCGTCATCGGCGGCCCGCTCGGTGACGCCGGCCTCACGGGCCGCAAGATCATCGCCGACACGTACGGCGGTATGGCGCGCCACGGCGGCGGTGCGTTCTCGGGCAAGGATCCGACGAAAGTCGACCGGTCGGCGGCCTATGCCGCGCGCTACGTCGCGAAGAACATCGTCGCCGCCGGCCTCGCCGATCGCTGCGAGATCCAGGTCGCCTACGCGATCGGCGTCGCGAAGCCGGTCTCCGTCTTCATCGAGTGCTTCGGCACGAATCGCATCGAGGAATCGGAGATCGCGAAACTCGTCGACGCGCATTTCGATCTGCGCCCGGGCGCGATCATCGAGGCCTTCGACTTGCGCCGGCCGATCTACAGGCAGACCGCGACGTACGGCCATTTCGGACGGCCGGATCTCAATCTGCCATGGGAGCGGACCGACTTGGCGGCCAAGCTACGCGACGCGGCCGGCATCAAGGAAAACGAAGAGAACTTTCCTCGCACCGTTCTCAGTTGA
- the ahcY gene encoding adenosylhomocysteinase, with protein sequence MFRLPSVDDITLPRSASAHFPRRRNHVLSTTQMSSSAASRDIKDPALAPAGRKRIAWAAQSMPVLGAIRDRFGKEKPFKGLRVGACLHVTTETANLVLALTAGGAEVAICASNPLSTQDDVAATLATDHGVKVFAVKGEDHARYYSHIESVVATSPQFTMDDGCDLVTTILTKFPEKLDGIVGGTEETTTGVIRLRSMESEGVLKYPIIAVNDALTKHLFDNRYGTGQSTLDGIVRATNVLLAGKTIVVAGYGWCGRGIAQRARGMGAQVVVTEIDPTKALEAAMDGYAVMPMEQAAARGDIFITVTGNTGVLREEHFMSMKSGALVANSGHFNVEIDIEALERLAEGEKSKPREFVDEYHMGDGRTICLLGEGRLINLAAAEGHPAAVMDMSFANQALAAEYLVLRRGTLAPAVIGVPEEIDKEVARLKLAALGVSIDALTPEQRKYLASWHEGT encoded by the coding sequence TTGTTCCGCCTCCCTTCCGTCGACGACATCACCTTGCCGCGATCCGCGTCGGCGCACTTCCCCCGCCGGAGGAACCACGTCTTGTCGACGACGCAGATGAGCTCGTCCGCGGCTTCTCGCGACATCAAAGATCCCGCGCTCGCTCCCGCCGGCCGCAAACGCATCGCATGGGCGGCCCAAAGCATGCCCGTGCTCGGGGCGATCCGCGATCGTTTCGGCAAGGAAAAGCCCTTCAAGGGGCTCCGCGTCGGCGCGTGCCTTCACGTGACGACGGAGACGGCGAACCTCGTTCTCGCGCTCACCGCGGGCGGCGCCGAGGTCGCGATCTGCGCGAGCAATCCGCTCTCGACGCAAGACGACGTCGCGGCGACGCTCGCCACCGATCACGGCGTCAAAGTCTTCGCCGTCAAGGGCGAAGATCACGCGCGCTACTATTCGCACATCGAATCGGTCGTCGCGACCTCGCCGCAATTCACGATGGACGACGGGTGCGATCTCGTCACGACCATCCTCACGAAATTCCCCGAAAAACTCGACGGCATCGTCGGTGGAACGGAAGAGACGACGACCGGCGTCATCCGCCTGCGCAGCATGGAGAGCGAAGGCGTCCTCAAATATCCGATCATCGCGGTCAACGACGCGCTGACGAAGCACCTCTTCGATAACCGTTACGGCACCGGCCAATCGACGCTCGACGGCATCGTCCGCGCGACGAACGTCCTGCTCGCGGGCAAGACGATCGTCGTCGCCGGCTACGGCTGGTGCGGGCGCGGCATCGCGCAGCGTGCTCGCGGGATGGGCGCGCAAGTCGTCGTCACCGAGATCGATCCGACGAAAGCGCTCGAGGCGGCGATGGACGGTTACGCGGTCATGCCGATGGAACAGGCCGCAGCGCGCGGCGACATCTTCATCACGGTCACCGGCAACACGGGCGTCCTGCGCGAAGAGCACTTCATGTCGATGAAGAGCGGCGCGCTCGTCGCGAACAGCGGCCACTTCAACGTCGAGATCGATATCGAAGCGCTCGAGCGGCTCGCCGAAGGCGAGAAATCGAAACCGCGCGAGTTCGTCGACGAATATCACATGGGCGACGGTCGCACGATCTGTCTGCTCGGCGAAGGCCGTCTCATCAATCTTGCGGCTGCCGAAGGTCACCCGGCCGCCGTCATGGACATGTCGTTCGCGAACCAAGCGCTCGCGGCTGAATATCTCGTCCTCCGGCGCGGCACTCTTGCACCTGCGGTCATCGGGGTGCCGGAAGAGATCGACAAAGAAGTCGCGCGACTGAAACTCGCCGCGCTCGGCGTTTCGATCGACGCGCTCACACCCGAGCAGCGCAAGTACCTCGCATCCTGGCACGAAGGCACGTAG
- a CDS encoding cyclodeaminase/cyclohydrolase family protein, giving the protein MNVSTLALEAYARKLASADPTPGGGSASAAVGAYAAGLVCMVASLTAESPKHDAVAQRAKEIGERARGLMETLLRSVDEDVTAFDEVSAAYKLPKASDNDKASRSAAIQRALLAATEPPMRVIDAALEACRLAAELVDFGNRNAISDVGCAALFAGAAVQGAALNVGINTKSLKDRVAADDYASRTREALAQVDLLTEVILGKVNAGIAGA; this is encoded by the coding sequence TTGAACGTATCGACCCTCGCGCTCGAGGCGTATGCGCGCAAGCTCGCGTCGGCTGACCCGACGCCGGGCGGCGGCAGCGCGTCCGCGGCCGTCGGTGCGTATGCCGCAGGTCTCGTCTGCATGGTCGCATCGCTCACCGCAGAGTCGCCGAAGCACGATGCCGTCGCGCAGCGCGCGAAAGAGATCGGCGAGCGGGCGCGCGGCTTGATGGAAACGCTCTTGCGCAGCGTGGACGAAGACGTGACGGCGTTCGACGAAGTGTCGGCAGCGTATAAGCTTCCCAAGGCGAGCGATAACGACAAAGCCTCTCGGAGCGCAGCCATCCAGCGCGCGCTGCTCGCAGCGACGGAGCCGCCCATGCGCGTCATCGATGCAGCCCTCGAAGCGTGTCGGCTCGCGGCCGAACTCGTCGACTTCGGCAATCGCAACGCGATAAGCGACGTCGGCTGCGCAGCGCTCTTCGCGGGCGCGGCAGTCCAGGGGGCGGCGCTCAACGTCGGGATCAACACGAAATCGCTCAAGGATCGCGTCGCAGCCGACGACTATGCGAGCCGGACGCGTGAAGCGCTCGCGCAAGTCGATCTCTTGACCGAAGTCATCCTCGGCAAAGTCAACGCCGGCATCGCTGGGGCGTGA
- a CDS encoding bifunctional 5,10-methylenetetrahydrofolate dehydrogenase/5,10-methenyltetrahydrofolate cyclohydrolase — MSTAQMIDGRAIAAVIREDVAARARALKERAVVPKCIAIVSEGDAPGLLYAQTARHGGAQVGVEIEIVPIGAGADTSGALAILARVVEEPSAHGVIIQRPLPERIDEARVVEAMDRRKDVDCCHPQTFGLLALGRPLFAPATAVAVMELLKRPPAPTLRGARVTVIGRSPIVGRPVSMLLIAADATVTVCHSKTADLGDECRRADVLVVAIGKPNFVTADIVKPGAIVVDVGTNVVNGRLVGDVDASVRDVAGAVTPVPGGVGPVTTAVLLRNIVEAAERQTKN, encoded by the coding sequence ATGTCGACGGCGCAGATGATCGACGGCCGCGCGATCGCGGCGGTCATTCGAGAAGACGTGGCCGCGCGTGCGCGCGCGCTCAAGGAGCGCGCCGTCGTGCCCAAGTGCATCGCGATCGTCTCCGAGGGTGACGCGCCCGGACTTCTTTACGCGCAAACCGCACGTCACGGCGGCGCTCAGGTCGGCGTCGAGATCGAGATCGTGCCTATCGGCGCCGGCGCCGACACGAGCGGCGCGCTTGCGATCCTCGCGCGCGTCGTCGAGGAGCCGAGCGCTCACGGCGTCATCATCCAGCGGCCGCTGCCAGAACGCATCGATGAAGCGCGCGTCGTCGAGGCGATGGATCGTCGCAAGGACGTCGACTGCTGTCACCCGCAAACGTTCGGCCTGCTCGCGCTCGGCCGGCCGCTGTTCGCGCCCGCCACTGCCGTCGCGGTCATGGAGCTATTGAAGCGACCGCCGGCGCCGACGCTGCGCGGTGCGCGCGTCACGGTCATCGGCCGTTCGCCGATCGTCGGTCGGCCCGTCTCGATGCTTTTGATCGCGGCGGACGCGACCGTCACGGTCTGCCACTCGAAGACCGCGGATCTCGGCGACGAGTGTCGTCGGGCCGATGTTCTCGTCGTCGCGATCGGCAAACCGAACTTCGTGACGGCCGACATCGTGAAGCCCGGAGCCATCGTCGTCGACGTCGGTACGAACGTCGTCAACGGCAGGCTCGTCGGCGATGTCGATGCATCGGTGCGCGACGTGGCGGGGGCCGTCACGCCCGTTCCCGGTGGCGTCGGTCCGGTGACGACCGCGGTTCTCCTCCGCAACATCGTCGAAGCCGCCGAACGACAGACCAAAAATTAA